The window TCCAAAAACATAAATAACCAGAAGATTCCCGAGGAAAGCAGCAAATCCGTGGTGAACGCGCTTGCCGCCGGATTGGCGAATACGGCAGCCGTTAATTTGGAGGGGCTGAAACCCTCGCTCAAAAGATGCTGAATGAAAAAGAAATATGGCAAGACCGCCCCGACAACCGCCAGCGCAAGAAATAATTTTTTCATCCCGTTCCTTTCTTTTCCAATAACTTTGCTATTTGATCAAAATCATCTTCCTCGTGGATTCGTACTTCCCGGCACGCAATTGGTAGAAATAAACCCCGCTTGGAAGACCGTCTGCATCAAAACGAACCGAATGTGTTCCGGCTTTCTTGGACCCGGCCACAAGCGTTCGCACCTTTCGCCCCAGAACATCGTAAACTTTCAATTCCACCGGCCCCGATGCGGGCAAGGTGAAAGAAATTGTGGTGGCGGGGTTGAATGGATTGGGGTGGTTTTGACCGAGCTGGAAATCGGTAGGTAGCTGGGACTTCGGCTCCTTCACGTCCGTGCCGACGTCCAAATACCACAGGCCGTCCAGCCGCGCCGCCCACAGCCGGCCTGCGGTCATAACGAGGTCAAAAAGCTCTACAAATTCGTGTGCCTGAATGTTCCAATTTTGGCCGAAGTCATCCGTGTACCAAATGAAATGTTCGAGGTTGAACCGCACCCCGGCATACAGACGGGCGCCGTCGGCCGCGAGGGCCTCGACATCCCGCCCCGGAAGCCCGGCAATGTCTATTTTTTCCCAGTTTTGGGCGTTCAGATCCCCGCGGTAAACGCCGTCATCCGTCCCGGCAAATAGATAGGAACCGAGCGGAAGGGTCTCAAATACGAGCCGCTGGGCCGGCGGGGAGTTCAGGTAAACTTCCGTCCATTGCGCGCCACCCTGCGGACGGACGTAAAAATACAACGCAATGCCAGCCGTGAGATGGTTTCCGCTCGTGCCGATTGAGTTGACCCCGAACACCGAAAGCCCCTCGTTGTAGGCAGACCAAGAAGTTGAACTGGAGAGCCGCCGCACGTACACGCCGCTGCCGCCCGTTCCGGCATAGATGCTGTCACCGAGCACCGCCAAGCCGGTGATGGCGCCGGCCGGCAGCCCGGTGGAATAGGCCTCCCAGCTTTGTCCGCCGTCGCTCGTGCGGAAAACACCATCTTTCCACGTTCCGATATAGAGAAACGCTCCGTGCGCAAAAAGCCGGAACAAATCGTCGGTCAATCCCGGAGGCACGGCGGCCGCCCCCCAGTTGTTTCCGCCGTCCGTGCTTTTGAAGACCGAATCGGCCGTGGCAGCAAAGAGCGTCCCGTTATGCAAAACGATGGAATAAACCAGCGTTGAACCAATTTCGGCTACCTGCACCCAGTTCTGGGACCTTGCGTTGCCGCACCACAGCACCGCCGCCAATAAAACCGCGGCTACCGCCGTTCTCTGCCTCAATACTCCAAATTGCCGCGCCTTCTCTCCCATTCCAACCGCCATTGGTGTTTTATACCCAATGCCCAAAAACTTGTCAACCCGAACCTTGCCAGCCGTCGTACGTAAAGTTATTTTGGGTGTCCGATGGTTGCCCTGACCAAGTGGTTCGAACGAAAATTCAACTTCGATTTTCCCCTCGGGGTTTTCCCCACCATTCTCGAACGCCTGCGCGGCACGCCGGTGCGACTGGAGGAACTCACCCGCTCGATTCCGAAGGACTTCCTGACCGTGCAGGCCGACGGCCGCTGGTCGATTTTGGAAAACGCCGGGCATCTGGATGATTTGGAGGAGCTGCACGAGGGGCGGCTGGATGATTACAAGGCCGGACTGGCAACCCTCCGCCCGGCTGATTTGCAGAATCAGAAAACGCGGGAGGCCAACCACAATTCCACCCCGCTCGAAGCGATTCTTGCTCGTTTCCGAAAAAGCCGCAAACAATTTCTTGATAAGTTAACAACCTTTTCAGACGACGAACTCGCACGTGTCGCCCTGCACCCCCGCTTGAAGCAGCCGATGCGGGTGGTGGATATGTGCTACTTCATGGCCGAGCACGACGACAACCATCTGGCCCGCATTTCCGAAATCGCCCGCGCCTTGCAAGGAAGCAAAAAATGAAAACCCGCTGCCAATGGGCCGACGGCGACCCGTTGTATATAACCTATCACGACACCGAATGGGGCGTGCCTCTGCACGAGGACCAAAAGCTTTTCGAGTTTCTCGTTCTGGAAGGGATGCAGGCCGGGCTTTCCTGGCTCACCATCCTGCGCAAGCGGGAAAACTATCTCGCGGCCTTCGATTACTTCGATCCCGAAAAAGTGGCCCGCTACGATAAGAAGAGAGTGCAAAAGCTGCTTTCCAATCCCGGCATCATCCGCAACCGGCTTAAAATCGAGTCGGCCATCACCAACGCCCAATCCTTTTTGAAGGTGCAGGAGGAATTCGGCAGTTTTGACAAATACATCTGGCGGTTTACGGGCGGGACGGTCAAAAAGAACAAATGGAAGACAATCAAGCAGGTCCCCCCCCAAAGCAAGGAATCGGATGCGATGAGCAAGGATTTAAAACAACGGGGCTTCAAGTTCGTCGGCTCCACCATCTGCTACGCCCACATGCAGGCCACCGGAATGGTGAACGACCATATGGTGCACTGCTTCCGGTATAACGAGCTTTGATTTCCTTCGAAAAGTGACCCCGTTAAAGATTCGTTTTGCCACTCTGAAGGATATTGAGACGCTCGTGACCCATCGCCGCGGGATGTGGTTCGATATGGGCTATAAAAACAAAGCCGAATTGGATGCCGCCGACAAGGTCTATCGCCTTTGGGCCAAACCGCGGTTGAGAAGCGGCGAATTAATCGGCTTTATCGTTGAAGTGAGCGGGCAAACCGCCGGCAGCGGCTGCCTCTGGCTCCAGCCGGTCCAGCCCCGTCCCGGCCGTCCCGGATTCAAAGGGGGCGGCCAACCCTATCTGCTCTCGATGTACACGGAACACCCCTTTCGGGGAAAAGGGGTGGCCACCAAAATCGTGAAGGAGTCCATCCGCTGGGCCAAAGCCAAAGGATTTCCGCGAATGACCCTGCATGCCTCCGATATGGGGCGAAGCGTTTACGAAAAATTGGGGTTCAAGCAGACCTGGGAGATGAAACTCGATCTGAAATCCAAAAACCGTTAACCCCCAAAAATAAAAAACCCCCTCCGGTTTCCCGGAAGGGGTTTTGTTTTTGGGAACCTACGCCTTGACGACGTTGGCGGCCTGCGGCCCCTTGGGGCCTTCGACCACGTCGAAGCGGACGGTCTCGCCTTCGGCCAACGACTTGAAGCCCTTATCGGCGATTGCCGAATAATGCACAAAAACCTCTTTGCCATCATCCATACGGAGAAAACCAAAGCCTTTTGCGTCGTTAAACCACTTAACGGTACCCTGTGCCAGAAAAATCACCACCTTGTTCTGTTTCGTGTTGCCGGGACTCCCGCCCCCCGTTTGTTTGCGGAGGGCGGAAACCCCTTTGGGCAAAATGCCTCTTTCAGTTTCCCCGATCCAATCGGGGAGCTCGGGAGATCATCCCTTGACGACGTTGGCCGCCTGCGGCCCTTTCGGACCCTCGACGACGTCGAAGCGGACGGTCTCCCCTTCCTTTAACGACTTGAAGCCCTTGTCGGCGATTGCCGAGTAGTGCACAAAAACTTCGGTTCCATCCTCCGAACGGAGAAAACCGTACCCTTTTGCGTCGTTAAACCATTTAACGGTGCCTGTTGCCAGAAAAATCACCACCTTGTTCTGTTCCGTTGTTGCTGGGTGTTTCGCTTTTGTTTGTCGATACAAACACCCATTTTGGCGCAATTGCCAGATTCAAACGGCCGTGGCCGTTTGAAAGTTAAGCTTTTACCACGTTGGCGGCCTGCGGCCCCTTGGGGCCTTCCACCACGTCAAAACGGACGGAGTCCCCCTCCTTGAGCGACTTGAAGCCGTCTCCGCTAAGTGCGGAATAGTGGACGAAAACCTCCTTGCCGTCCTCCATCCGGATGAATCCGTATCCCTTTGCGTCGTTGAACCATTTAACACTGCCCTGTGCCAAAGTAATCACCTCGCCTGCTGTTTCATTGTTTCCGTAACCCGCCCTTCTGAAGAAGGACAGGGCTGTTTACGCTTTCACCACGTTGGCGGCCTGCGGTCCCTTGGGGCCTTCCACCACGTCAAAGCGGACGGCATCCCCTTCCTTCAGGGATTTGAACCCCTTGTCCACAATGGCCGTGTAGTGCACGAAGACCTCCTTGCCGTCATCCATGCGGATGAAGCCGAACCCCTTCGCGTCGTTGAACCATTTAACCGTACCCTGTGCCAAAAAATTCACCACCTTTCTTCCGTTTTACGTAAAATGCCTGCGTCTCCCGGGCGTTTTGATTGGATTGTCAACGAGGATTTGCTGCGAGATGCCGGCCCTTTTGGTTTCCCTAAAAAGCAAAATCCCGCCTGCGGGAAGTGCCACTCCCCGTTGCGGGGTCTTCTTTCCTAATCTGTTTCCTCCAAAATCAACTTCCTTACGCCGTTGTAACGATACCACGTGAATCGCTGTTTGTCAAGGAATTTTTTGGGCCGGATCCGGAAATTGGAGTCGGCCCAAAGCCGAATCCCTTACATCTTGAAGGTCAATCCGGCCAGAAGGGTCGGAAACTTGGTCGTTTTGTCCGGCGTCGAAATCCAGGTCCAGCGGTATTCGCCGAAAACCTCAAACGGCATCATCGGCGGCGAGACGGCAAGCCCCAGCATGGCGTGATACGCCGGCTTGGTGGCGTCGTCCGGAATTGGCACCGTGCCGGAGGCGTTGGAAACCGAATAAACCAGCTTGTGCAGTCCCAGCCCGCCGCCAAAATACGGTTTCACCGTGGACATCGGCATACGCACCTTGGCAAAGGCGTTGGCGGAAAAATCGTTGATTCGCAGTTTGTAGCTGCCGTACGTCGGGTCGTTGTACGCCTCCTGCTTCCAGTTGTATTCCAGGGAACCCTCGAGAACGAACGCCGGAATCCGCGAAAAGGCGGTGTGCACGCCGATCATCGTCAGCTTCTTCGGCACGGGAACCCCCGCCGGCGTCCCGCCGATTTGGTAATTGGAAATAAGCCCCCCGCGCACTCCGAACCCGGCCCCCAAAAGAGCCCAGGCCGGAGCGGAAAGCAAAAAGAAAACGGCCAGCATCAGAACTGTTTTGCGAATCATATCCTCTCCTTTGTTGGAAATGTGCTTTGCATCCTTACCAACAATAGTATCGGAAACATCCCATAGTTCCTTAACCGGAAGAACGGGATAAAAAAAGAGGCCGGACGAGCGTCCGGCCCCTTTAGGAATGTATCGATTAAAGCCTCAGCGTCACCCCCGCCAGAAATGTAGGAAATTCCGTTTTCTTGTCTTCCGTGATCACCCAGGTCCAGCGGTACTCGCCGAATATTTCCAAAGGAACCGCCAGCGGGGCAAAGGCCATTCCCGCCATCGCATGGTAGGCCGGCTTGGTCTCATCCTCCGGAATCAAAACCACGCCGGAGGCATTGGAGACGGAGTACGCCAGCCGGTGCAGGCCGATGCCTCCCCCGCCGTACGGCTTTAAGCTCCCGGTCGGCAGCCGCAGCTTGGCAAAGGCGTTGGCCGAGTAATCGTTGATTTTCATTTTATAGGAGCCGAAAATCGGGTCGCTTTGGTTCTCCTCTTTCCAGTTGTACTCCAGCGAGGCCTCCAGCATCAAAAGCGAGGCGGAGGCAAAGTTGGAATGCACCCCCACCATGTTCATCTTCTTGGGGAACTGCGCCCCGGTCGGATTGCCGCCGGTCTGAAAATTCGAGACCAGCCCTCCCCGGACGCCGAACCCTCCTCCCGTAAGCCCCCAGGCGGGAACGGATAACAATCCGGCCGCTCCGATGCCCAAAAGCAGGTTGCGAAACATGAAACCTCCTCTTCCGAAGATGGCCTGCCCGTCAGGGAAAAGACCAACTCCTGTTTGCTTTCTTTATACCGGCAAAATGTCGGGGCGGTTCCTTATTTCAAAGCGAGGCAGGCAAAAATCCGCCCCGCCTTTTTGCCGTCCCGGCGATAGGAGGGAAATTTTTCCGCCGAACAGGCCGTGCAGCGCTCATCCTCAAAAATATTTTCCGCGCGGACGCCGGCTTCTCTTAGCAGTTGCCGGTTGAAGGCCAACAGGTCAATGTGGCGCGGGGAATCCGGACTGCGCGGAAACATAGCCGAGCGCTCCACGTCCACTTCATAACAGCAGGAATGAATCGAGGGCCCAAGCCAGATGCGAAGGTTTTCGACCCGTGAACCGAACAGCACCACTTGGCGTACAACTTCCGGCACGATTCCAAGCAAACTTCCCTTCCATCCGGCATGCGCCCCGGCAATCAATTTTCTGGCCGGGTCAAAGAACAAAACAGGTAAACAATCCGCCACTTGAATGACGAGAAATAAATCCTTTGAATCGGTGATGGCCGCATCCCCGGTTGGAACTTGCATCGGGCGTTCGCCGTTCAGGAATCGGACAACCGTCCCGGAATGCACCTGTTTCAGATAGACCGGCATTTTCGGCTCAAATCCCGCCTGCGCCCAAGCCGTTCTCAAAAACTCGCCCTTGCTTTCCACCGGCTTTTTGGAAACAAAAATTCCCGCCGGTACTTCTGAAGGTTTTCCCAAAACACTAACATGTTCAAAACCCGCCTGCACCGATGAAATCCTCTGCATAAATCGCTTCTTTAGGGGTAGCCCGGAGCCCCTGCTCCGGGGAATATGAAAGAACTATCTACCCCTCCCCTTCCTGCTCGCTCACCCGCTCCACTTCCACCACCCCTTTCACTTTCTTCAGCTCTTTTATGACCCGCGCCAAATGGGCGACGTTTTTCACCTCGACGATCAAATGCCCCGGCGTCGCCCGTCCTATACTCTCCAGCCCTACCGAGCGGAGGTTGGAATCCGCCTTGGCCACGGCGTCCGCCACGTCGCGCAGAATGTTTTTCCGCTCCTCGACAATCAATTTGAGCCGCACCACGAACGCCTGTGTCCCTTCCACGTTCCAGTCCACCTTCAGCGTCCGGTCCCCGTCGGAGAGAAGCCCCGCCGCATTCGGGCAGTCCCGCCGGTGGATGGAAATCCCCCGCCCGCGGGTGATGAAGCCGACAATCGGTTCCCCCGGAATCGGCTGGCAGCAGCGCGCGAGGCGATACATCAAATCCCCGCCGGAAAAACTCCCGCTGATGCTTACCCCCTTCGGTTCCCCTTTCGCCTTTTCGATGATTTTTCGGAAAAGGGACAAATCCGTTTCCGGTTTCCTCTCCGGGACCAGTTTGTGGATGACGGTGAGCAGGGATAAAGTCCCATCCCCCAAGGCGGCAAAAAGCCCCTCTGCCGAGGTGTAGGAAAAAGACATCGCCAAATCCAAAATCTCCGCATCGGTCGGTTTGAGCCGGAGTTTTTTTGCCTCCCGCTCCAGCATCTCCTTCCCCAGCGCAACCGCCTGCTCGTATCCCTTCATTTTGAGATAGTGGCGGATTTTCGAGCGGGCGCGGGAGGTATGCACGATTTTCAGCCAGTCCTGGGTGGGGGTCTGGTGCGGGGAGGTGATGACTTCCACCTCGTCGCCGGACTGCAGGGGCGTCGAAAGCGGCCGCATCACCCCGTTGATGCGCGCCCCCGTGCAGCGGTTTCCCACGTCCGTGTGGATGGCATAGGCAAAATCGAGCGGCGTGGCCCCCCTGGGAAGTTCCCGCAGTTCCCCTTTGGGGGTGAAAACGAATACCTCGTCGGCATACAAATCCAGCTTCAGATATTCCAGAAATTCCGTGGGTGAGGCCATGTCCTTCTGCCATTCGATGATTTCCCTAAGCCACGCCACGTGCTTGTCCCCCTCGTCCGCCGTCTTTTTCCCCTCCTTGTAGAGCCAGTGGGCGGCGATGCCGAACTCCGCCAGCCGGTGCATCTCAAAGGTGCGGATTTGAATCTCCACCGGCCGGTTCAAGGGGCCGATCACGGTGGTGTGCAGGGACTGGTAGCCGTTCGATTTCGGCAGCGCAATGTAGTCGTCAAAGCTTTCCCGTATCGGCGTCCAGAGCTGGTGCACGAGCCCCAGCGCATGGTAGCAGTCCCGGACGGTTTCCACGATGACCCGGATGGCGAACAAATCGTAAATCTCCTCGAACGGTTTTTTGCGCAGCTGCATCTTCCGGAAAATCGAGTCGAAATGCTTCGCCCGCCCCTTGATTTCCGCCTTGATTCCCGCCTTTTCCAGTTGCGCGGAAATCGGGTCGATGACGGATTGGAGGTACGCCTCCCGTTCCTCCCGCCGGGCCTGAACCTTTTCGGAAAGCTCCCGGTACGCCTCCGGATTTAGGTATTTGAACGCCCAGTCCTCCAGTTCCCATTTGAGTTTCCCGATGCCGAACCGGTGCGCCAAAGGGGCGTACACGTCCCGCGTTTCGGTGGCGATGCGTGCGATTCTATCCTTGGGGAGATGCTCCAAAGTCCGCATATTGTGCAAGCGGTCGGCCAGCTTGATGACAATCACCCGGATGTCCTTGGCCATCGATAGAAGCAGCTTGCGGAAATACTCCACCTGCTCCTCTTCCACGCTCTGGAATTTGAATTCTCCCAGCTTGGTGACGCCATCCACCAGCTCGGCGATATCCTCGCCGAAGTCCTGCTTGATTTGCTCCTTGGTCACAGGCGTGTCTTCCAGAACGTCGTGCAGAAGCCCTGCGGCGATGGTGGCGGAGTCCATGTGCAGTTCCGCCAGAACGAACGCCACTTCCAGGCAGTGTTCGATGAACGGGTCGCCTGACTCCCGCTTCTGCCCGGCGTGCGCCCGGTCGCAGAATTCGTACGCCCGCCGCACCAGCGGGATGTCGATGTTGGCGTTGAAGGACTCGACTTTGATGATGAATTCGGCCAGATTCATAGAATTAGCTTCGGCAGTTTGCGCGGCGGTAATACCGGCGGCCGCTCAAATTCAATCTATTACCCGCCCCGAAGGGTGTCAACCTTGGGGGGTGGTTTGTGGATGGGAAACAGGGGTTGCAGTTTTAGAAAGCTCGGCCAAAGCTGCCTGAAAAACATCACCTAATTGGAGAAGCTCCATACAATTTCCCCGGCGGCATGCTCTGGCTTTGCAGTTGCATTCCTCCAGCGGAGGAACAAGCGTTTTGGCCTTTGGCCCGAGCGGCCCCCAGCGCCGCGGTGAATTGACCCGCACGGGGCTGTAGATTCCGACAACCGGCGTGCCAACGAGTGACGCCAGATGCAAGGGGCCTGTGGAGGGAGCGATAACCAATTTGCAGCGGGAATACAAACAGGCCAAATCCCAAATTTCCGTTTTTCCAGCCAGCGATATACCAAGCTCGTCTACACCTTGTAATTCTGGAACCGAACCCGTCCACAAAACCGAAAACCCGTCCTCGGATAATTTCCTGGCCAGCTCAACATAATTTTTCTTCGGCCAGTTTGGCGACGACCCCCCCGAACCGGGATGAACGGCAACCCAGTTTTTAGTTAAATCCAGCCCGAATTTTCTCCAGACCGCCTCCGCCTCTTTTGCATCAATGCCGACGGTCTCGAAATGCAGATTTTTCTCGATGCCCAGCGGCTTCAAAAGCCCAAGTGAATACTCCGCTTCCTGCTTTTCCGCCTTATGCCGGTGCTCGTAGTGTTTGAGGTTGTAAAGAAAACCGTACCCCCGGTACCCCGTCCCCAGGCGCTTCGGCACCCCGGCCAAAAAGGCGGCGACTGCCGTCCCCGGCCGCGGGCGAAAAAAAACGGCCAAATCAAATCCCTCGTTCTTCAGGAAGGAATAGAATTGGGAAAACGCTCCAGTATGGCTGAAAACGTTTTTCCCCGGCAAAAGCCGCACTGCAAGAGGATAAACGCTGGGAGAGACGGCCACCGTGAGCCGCGCGGAGGAAAACGCCTCCTGCAACGCGGAGATGGCCGGAAGCGTAAGGATAAAATCCCCCATCCGGTCATCCCGCACCGCCAGAATCTTTTTTATTTCCATATTACTTTGTAGGGGCGGTTCGTGAACCGCTCCTACCCCGCGACAATTCCCACAGCTTCACATATTTGGAAAAAACGTGAAAGGCCGAGGCCCCGGCCAGAATGAACCCCGCCCGCCCGTCCAGAAATCCCGCCTTCAAAAGATACTGCGAAAAAAACTTCGCCGCCGGGTTGGCCAGAATTTTGAAGAGCGACCCCCGCTCCCCCCGCTCAAAAAGCTCCCGCGCCGAAAGATCCGTGTAGCGGTTCAGCTTCGCCAGATAATGCGAAAAATCCGGGTCGGTGTAATGCAGCAAATCCGCTTCGAGCCGGGCGGAAGGCCCGTCCAGGATGACCGACTCGTGCACCGGCGCCGGGGTGAACTTTCCTTTATCCTTTTTGAACAGCCGCAAAACCCAGTCCGGATACCACCCCCCGTGCGTAACGAACCGGTCCAGAAAAAACGCCTTCCGCTTGAAAAAGTACCCCGCCGTGCCGTTGTCGGTGGTCAATCGTAACGCGATTTCCTCTTTAAGCTCCGGGGTGACAACTTCATCCGCATCGATGGACAAAACCCACTCCCCGGTTGCCAGCTCCACCCCCTTCTGCTTCTGTTTTCCAAACCCCTCCCACGGCAGTTGAAAAACCTTCGCTCCGAATTTTTTGGCAATTTCCACCGTCCCGTCCGTGCTCCCCGAATCCAAAATCAGAATCTCATTCGCCCAGCGGACAGCCCCCAAACACCGCGGCAGATTCCGTTCCTCGTTTTTGGTCAGGATGACCGCTGAAATCTTAGGCATTCTTCACCAGCTTTTGCAAAACCGACTCCATTTTGCCGGTCAGCTTTTCCAAATCAAAATCCGCCTCCACCTTGCCCCGCGCCCCCTTCCCCATCTCTGGGTAACGGTTTGCCTGCGCGAGCGCCCGCTTGAAGGCGGAGGCAAAACTTTCAAAATCACCCGGCTCAAAAAGCCAGCCGCATTGCTCGTCCACAAGTTCCGGCAGAATCCCCACGCGCGAAGCCAGAACCGGTTTTCCGGTCGCCATAAATTCGAGCGCCACCCGCGCCGCGGCCTCCGAACCGGTGGAAGCCACCACCCCGAAATCGCAAGCCGCGATCAAACCTCGAATATCCGGCGCATCGGAAAGAATCTCAATCTCCTCCCCCAGCCCCGATTCCTCCTTCCACTTCTGCAAGTCGGATGCTTTCAGCTCCGCTTCGAACCCCGCCACGGTCAGCCGGAACGGGGTTTTGATTTCCGGTTTCAGCTTTCCCAATGCTTGAAACAAAAACCGATGCCCCTTCACCGGCGAAAACCGCCCCAACTGCAAAATCCGCAGGGCCCGTCCGGCTGTCGAAGCGGCCGGCGAAACAGGATAATCCGCCGTTTTTATCCCGAATGGGATCTGCACCACCCTTGCTTCCGGCACGCTCAGCTCCTCGACGTACTGTTTCCGCTGCACGCCGTTCCCCACGATGAAGAGCGCCGTCCGTTTGACCAGCCAGCGCGCCGCAAAATGCCGGTTGGGAATCAAAGGTGAATGCGAGCGCACCCGCACCAATGGAATGTTTGCCTTGCGCAACGCCCATCCCCACGCCGTGTGGTCCGGCCCCCAATGTGCCAGCACAACTTCCGGTTGGAATTTTTCAAGCACTCCCTTTAACCTGGACAAGTTCCGCAGAAACGCAAGTTTTCTTTCCGATAAGTCAATCCCCTCCACCGCTTGCAATCCCAACTCCTGCGCTCGCCGATGCGTCCGGCTTTCCGGGACGGTCAAAAAGGAAACCGCGTGTCCCCGGTCCTGCAAAGCCCGGCTGTATCCCAGCGCGTATTCGCTGCCGGCGCTCCGCCCCTCAAGCGCGACCGACTGTAGAATCCGCATTCACGATTTCCAAAAACCCTGTAATCATGCGCTCTTGCGAAAATCGCTCTTTCACCGTCCGCCTCGCCGCGCCCCCCAGCCGTTCCCTTCTATTAACGTCTTGAGCCAGCGCGACGATGGCCGATTCCCAAGCTTCTGGATTATCGGACGGAAGCAGAATCCCGTCCTCCCCGTCCGTCAAAATCTCCAAGGGCCCGCCGGAGGCGGAGGCCAGTACCGGCTTGCCCAGGGCCATCCCCTCCAGAACCACGTAGCCGAACGGCTCCTTTTCCGAGGGGAGACAAACAACATCCACCCCGGCCATAAAAGAAGTCACGTCCGTTTGGAAACCGGTGAAGGTGACGTGGTCCGCCAAGCCCCGCTCGCGGGCCTCCTTTTCGAAAAGTTCGCTTTTATCCCCCTTGCCGACCACCCAAAGATGGAAACCCGAGCCGGACTTCCGGGCTTGCTCAAGCGCGCAGAAAAGCAGCAAATGCCCTTTCCCTTCCACCAATCGGGAAAAAATCCCCAAAAAAAGCTTGTCGGGAGGAATTTTGTACCGTTCCGCCAGCGTTCGGCGCGCCGAAGCAGTATCGGCTTCAGGAATTTCAACCCCCGCGGGCAGGACCGAAATCCGGTCCGCAACCTGCGGCACGCGCGAAAGAACCTCCGTTTTGATGAATTCCGAAACCGCCACGAGCCGGATTTTCCCGTTTTTCAAAAGCCAGCGGTACTCCCGGTTGTTCT of the Verrucomicrobiia bacterium genome contains:
- a CDS encoding DUF2834 domain-containing protein → MKKLFLALAVVGAVLPYFFFIQHLLSEGFSPSKLTAAVFANPAASAFTTDLLLSSGIFWLFMFLERSRRKGPHPLLFILLNCFIGLSCALPAYLYAREGTGLREAS
- a CDS encoding T9SS type A sorting domain-containing protein, which encodes MRQRTAVAAVLLAAVLWCGNARSQNWVQVAEIGSTLVYSIVLHNGTLFAATADSVFKSTDGGNNWGAAAVPPGLTDDLFRLFAHGAFLYIGTWKDGVFRTSDGGQSWEAYSTGLPAGAITGLAVLGDSIYAGTGGSGVYVRRLSSSTSWSAYNEGLSVFGVNSIGTSGNHLTAGIALYFYVRPQGGAQWTEVYLNSPPAQRLVFETLPLGSYLFAGTDDGVYRGDLNAQNWEKIDIAGLPGRDVEALAADGARLYAGVRFNLEHFIWYTDDFGQNWNIQAHEFVELFDLVMTAGRLWAARLDGLWYLDVGTDVKEPKSQLPTDFQLGQNHPNPFNPATTISFTLPASGPVELKVYDVLGRKVRTLVAGSKKAGTHSVRFDADGLPSGVYFYQLRAGKYESTRKMILIK
- a CDS encoding DinB family protein; this encodes MVALTKWFERKFNFDFPLGVFPTILERLRGTPVRLEELTRSIPKDFLTVQADGRWSILENAGHLDDLEELHEGRLDDYKAGLATLRPADLQNQKTREANHNSTPLEAILARFRKSRKQFLDKLTTFSDDELARVALHPRLKQPMRVVDMCYFMAEHDDNHLARISEIARALQGSKK
- a CDS encoding DNA-3-methyladenine glycosylase I, translating into MKTRCQWADGDPLYITYHDTEWGVPLHEDQKLFEFLVLEGMQAGLSWLTILRKRENYLAAFDYFDPEKVARYDKKRVQKLLSNPGIIRNRLKIESAITNAQSFLKVQEEFGSFDKYIWRFTGGTVKKNKWKTIKQVPPQSKESDAMSKDLKQRGFKFVGSTICYAHMQATGMVNDHMVHCFRYNEL
- a CDS encoding GNAT family N-acetyltransferase; this translates as MTPLKIRFATLKDIETLVTHRRGMWFDMGYKNKAELDAADKVYRLWAKPRLRSGELIGFIVEVSGQTAGSGCLWLQPVQPRPGRPGFKGGGQPYLLSMYTEHPFRGKGVATKIVKESIRWAKAKGFPRMTLHASDMGRSVYEKLGFKQTWEMKLDLKSKNR
- a CDS encoding cold-shock protein, which produces MAQGTVKWFNDAKGFGFLRMDDGKEVFVHYSAIADKGFKSLAEGETVRFDVVEGPKGPQAANVVKA
- a CDS encoding cold shock domain-containing protein, translating into MATGTVKWFNDAKGYGFLRSEDGTEVFVHYSAIADKGFKSLKEGETVRFDVVEGPKGPQAANVVKG
- a CDS encoding cold shock domain-containing protein — encoded protein: MAQGSVKWFNDAKGYGFIRMEDGKEVFVHYSALSGDGFKSLKEGDSVRFDVVEGPKGPQAANVVKA
- a CDS encoding cold-shock protein → MAQGTVKWFNDAKGFGFIRMDDGKEVFVHYTAIVDKGFKSLKEGDAVRFDVVEGPKGPQAANVVKA
- a CDS encoding outer membrane beta-barrel protein translates to MIRKTVLMLAVFFLLSAPAWALLGAGFGVRGGLISNYQIGGTPAGVPVPKKLTMIGVHTAFSRIPAFVLEGSLEYNWKQEAYNDPTYGSYKLRINDFSANAFAKVRMPMSTVKPYFGGGLGLHKLVYSVSNASGTVPIPDDATKPAYHAMLGLAVSPPMMPFEVFGEYRWTWISTPDKTTKFPTLLAGLTFKM
- a CDS encoding outer membrane beta-barrel protein, producing the protein MFRNLLLGIGAAGLLSVPAWGLTGGGFGVRGGLVSNFQTGGNPTGAQFPKKMNMVGVHSNFASASLLMLEASLEYNWKEENQSDPIFGSYKMKINDYSANAFAKLRLPTGSLKPYGGGGIGLHRLAYSVSNASGVVLIPEDETKPAYHAMAGMAFAPLAVPLEIFGEYRWTWVITEDKKTEFPTFLAGVTLRL
- the pgeF gene encoding peptidoglycan editing factor PgeF; translation: MQRISSVQAGFEHVSVLGKPSEVPAGIFVSKKPVESKGEFLRTAWAQAGFEPKMPVYLKQVHSGTVVRFLNGERPMQVPTGDAAITDSKDLFLVIQVADCLPVLFFDPARKLIAGAHAGWKGSLLGIVPEVVRQVVLFGSRVENLRIWLGPSIHSCCYEVDVERSAMFPRSPDSPRHIDLLAFNRQLLREAGVRAENIFEDERCTACSAEKFPSYRRDGKKAGRIFACLALK
- a CDS encoding bifunctional (p)ppGpp synthetase/guanosine-3',5'-bis(diphosphate) 3'-pyrophosphohydrolase, which gives rise to MNLAEFIIKVESFNANIDIPLVRRAYEFCDRAHAGQKRESGDPFIEHCLEVAFVLAELHMDSATIAAGLLHDVLEDTPVTKEQIKQDFGEDIAELVDGVTKLGEFKFQSVEEEQVEYFRKLLLSMAKDIRVIVIKLADRLHNMRTLEHLPKDRIARIATETRDVYAPLAHRFGIGKLKWELEDWAFKYLNPEAYRELSEKVQARREEREAYLQSVIDPISAQLEKAGIKAEIKGRAKHFDSIFRKMQLRKKPFEEIYDLFAIRVIVETVRDCYHALGLVHQLWTPIRESFDDYIALPKSNGYQSLHTTVIGPLNRPVEIQIRTFEMHRLAEFGIAAHWLYKEGKKTADEGDKHVAWLREIIEWQKDMASPTEFLEYLKLDLYADEVFVFTPKGELRELPRGATPLDFAYAIHTDVGNRCTGARINGVMRPLSTPLQSGDEVEVITSPHQTPTQDWLKIVHTSRARSKIRHYLKMKGYEQAVALGKEMLEREAKKLRLKPTDAEILDLAMSFSYTSAEGLFAALGDGTLSLLTVIHKLVPERKPETDLSLFRKIIEKAKGEPKGVSISGSFSGGDLMYRLARCCQPIPGEPIVGFITRGRGISIHRRDCPNAAGLLSDGDRTLKVDWNVEGTQAFVVRLKLIVEERKNILRDVADAVAKADSNLRSVGLESIGRATPGHLIVEVKNVAHLARVIKELKKVKGVVEVERVSEQEGEG